In the Euphorbia lathyris chromosome 5, ddEupLath1.1, whole genome shotgun sequence genome, one interval contains:
- the LOC136230993 gene encoding protein neprosin-like has product MILLDWMDTTTRNKWCCHFDYRRRQHQCAKKQTHNTYFVQQKTRSRNFSYMGYEISQFVFFLLFLSLISPVFSSETGNLHPSNQTFRPGEELQKLKVIREQLKKINKPSVKTIQSPDGDIIDCVLSDQQLAFDHPKLKGKKPLEAPDRPKRHNPTRMMSQNYQLWSLSGETCPEGTIPVRRTREEDMLRASSVRRFARKPRRHVRRDTNSNGHEHAVGYVSGEEYYGAKASINVWAPTVTNQYEFSLSQLWLISGSFGDDLNTIEAGWQVSPELYGDTHPRFFTYWTTDAYQATGCYNLLCSGFVQTNNKIAIGAAISPTSAYKGGQFDISLLIWKDPKHGNWWLEFGNGVLVGYWPSFLFTHLRDHASMVQFGGEIVNSRPSGFHTSTQMGSGHFAGEGFGKASYFRNLQVVDWDNNLIPLSNLKVLADHSNCYDIQGGINRVWGNYFYYGGPGRNVRCP; this is encoded by the exons atgattttgttgGATTGGATGGATACAACAACTAGGAATAAATGGTGTTGTCATTTTGATTACAGAAGAAGACAACATCAATGTGCAAAAAAACAAACACATAATACATATTTTGTACAACAAAAAACAAGATCAAGAAATTTCTCATACATGGGTTATGAGATCTCAcaatttgttttctttcttcttttcctttctttgattTCTCCTGTTTTTTCATCGGAGACCGGAAACCTCCACCCTTCCAATCAGACTTTCCGGCCAGGGGAGGAGCTTCAGAAGCTCAAGGTTATAAGAGAACAGCTTAAGAAGATTAACAAGCCTTCTGTCAAGACAATTCAg AGTCCTGATGGAGATATTATAGACTGTGTTTTGTCTGATCAGCAGCTTGCTTTTGATCATCCAAAATTGAAAGGAAAAAAGCCATTG GAGGCACCAGATAGACCAAAAAGGCATAATCCAACAAGGATGATGTCTCAAAATTACCAATTATGGAGTCTTTCAG GAGAGACATGTCCAGAAGGAACAATTCCTGTAAGAAGAACAAGAGAAGAAGACATGTTAAGAGCTAGTTCTGTCAGAAGATTTGCCAGAAAACCAAGAAGGCATGTTAGAAGAGACACAAACAGCAATGGACATGAG CATGCAGTTGGATATGTGAGTGGAGAAGAATATTATGGAGCAAAAGCAAGTATAAATGTGTGGGCACCTACTGTTACTAATCAATATGAATTCAGTTTATCACAATTGTGGCTTATTTCTGGCTCTTTTGGTGATGATCTTAATACTATTGAAGCTGGTTGGCag GTGAGTCCAGAATTATATGGGGACACACATCCCAGGTTCTTTACATACTGGACT ACTGATGCTTACCAAGCAACAGGATGCTATAATTTACTATGCTCTGGTTTTGTACAAACCAACAATAAAATAGCAATTGGGGCAGCCATCTCCCCAACTTCTGCTTACAAAGGAGGTCAATTTGATATCAGTTTATTAATTTGGAAg GATCCAAAGCATGGAAATTGGTGGCTAGAATTTGGAAATGGGGTTCTAGTAGGATATTGGCCATCATTTTTATTcacacacctaagagatcatgCAAGTATGGTACAATTTGGGGGTGAAATAGTAAATTCAAGACCATCTGGATTTCACACTTCAACACAAATGGGAAGTGGTCATTTTGCTGGAGAAGGTTTTGGAAAAGCTTCCTATTTCAGAAATTTACAAGTTGTTGATTGGGATAATAACTTAATCCCTTTGTCTAATCTTAAAGTTTTGGCTGATCATTCTAATTGCTATGATATTCAAGGTGGGATTAATAGAGTTTGGGGTAATTATTTTTACTATGGCGGTCCCGGAAGAAATGTCAGATGTCCCTAA